Proteins encoded in a region of the Stieleria neptunia genome:
- a CDS encoding beta strand repeat-containing protein — MVEQLESRQLLAGDTAFADALPTAEQAQFGNTVLTQEGREVCLAFKSTGLAEGELAPPPLEADGDVDLSVLILNQPTGPLAPGAAFSSEITFENSVGFGDATASTLAVTFDAGLTGIQWEREVIRAQPAVIAAADLDTSSGISLPGVEAGDRSGFSVSGSGDFNNDGIDDFIIGATEPDISGSGQNGEIYVVFGSDTGFPAQIDLATLASADGLTIHGASAGSNAGTSVDNAGDINGDNIDDLIIGAPGADPGGLSDAGQVFVVYGKPTLGGQLDLATLASTDGVSIAGLGAEDALGTSVSGAEDVNGDGIADIIIGAPGKSVPTPGGSAGERDTVGAAYVVFGSASLGATVDLAALTGPNGFEISTAGVGDLLGISVDAAGDINNDGADDVVIGAVESSFNGGDDSGRVYVVYGKVPADPAFTSPISVTALDGNNGFSIDAPRAGHNFGTGVAGIGDFNNDGIDDLLMADAIFVPPVGDTVASRSYVLYGNNTFAADLDISGLNGTAGLVIDAPTPDYPLSMRVSGAGDVNGDGTPDLLVGLPEATIQEPGDPPTQTTLPGGGYVIFGSSGLSSPIGLETLDGTNGFLIEGRDALLSELAGDAVGAAGDVNDDGFDDLIIGAPFASPSSKILAGESYVVFGRGSTTTNGAGAINEILDLGPGDKVIYRVTATIAAGATSPTTVAATATAGAGIVDTNTGNNTASAETTIVPPPAVESIQINDGSPTRSQITSVTVTFDSVVDETTLDNAFQITQVDTGTPVGTINVAKDTTSVPGKTIATLTFAGASTVAREGVGALGNSLADGNYKLDILAANVVSGGTPMAADYEFGGHNAAVPAADNDDFFRLYGDGNGDGVVDTIDLFDHFAPAFQFGTPRPDMDGEGNGVIDTLDLFDFFGVAFSSQAARP, encoded by the coding sequence TTGGTAGAGCAACTCGAATCGCGGCAGTTGCTTGCCGGGGATACGGCATTCGCCGACGCACTCCCGACGGCGGAACAAGCCCAGTTTGGTAACACGGTGTTGACCCAGGAGGGACGTGAAGTCTGTCTGGCATTTAAGTCGACCGGGCTTGCCGAAGGCGAACTGGCACCGCCACCGCTGGAGGCTGACGGCGACGTCGACCTGTCGGTTCTGATTCTGAACCAGCCCACCGGGCCGCTAGCACCGGGCGCCGCGTTCAGCTCGGAGATCACGTTCGAAAACAGCGTCGGCTTTGGCGACGCCACCGCATCGACTTTAGCCGTGACCTTTGACGCCGGGCTGACGGGTATCCAATGGGAACGAGAAGTCATTCGTGCCCAACCGGCGGTGATCGCGGCTGCCGATTTAGATACAAGCAGCGGCATCTCACTGCCGGGCGTTGAGGCCGGCGACCGCTCAGGTTTCTCGGTCTCCGGCTCGGGAGACTTCAATAACGATGGAATCGACGACTTCATCATTGGTGCCACCGAACCGGACATCTCTGGCAGCGGACAAAACGGTGAAATCTACGTCGTTTTTGGTTCGGACACCGGGTTCCCTGCCCAGATTGATCTGGCAACGTTGGCGTCAGCGGACGGGCTCACCATCCACGGTGCGAGTGCCGGAAGCAACGCTGGCACGTCCGTCGACAACGCCGGTGACATCAACGGCGACAACATCGACGACCTGATCATCGGGGCTCCCGGGGCCGACCCCGGCGGCTTGTCCGATGCCGGGCAGGTGTTCGTCGTTTACGGCAAGCCGACGCTCGGGGGCCAATTGGACTTGGCGACCTTGGCAAGCACCGATGGTGTCTCCATCGCCGGACTCGGTGCAGAAGATGCACTCGGCACCAGCGTCTCCGGTGCGGAAGACGTCAACGGTGACGGGATCGCGGACATCATCATCGGTGCGCCTGGAAAGTCAGTTCCGACGCCTGGCGGCTCGGCCGGCGAACGTGACACCGTCGGTGCCGCTTACGTCGTATTCGGTTCCGCATCGTTGGGCGCAACCGTCGACTTGGCAGCGTTGACGGGGCCGAACGGTTTTGAAATCTCCACCGCCGGCGTCGGCGATTTGTTGGGCATCAGCGTCGACGCGGCCGGTGACATCAACAATGACGGAGCCGATGACGTGGTCATCGGTGCGGTGGAGTCGTCTTTCAACGGTGGTGATGATTCCGGACGCGTTTACGTGGTCTACGGAAAGGTTCCTGCGGACCCCGCCTTCACCTCACCGATCAGTGTCACCGCTCTCGATGGGAACAACGGATTTTCCATCGACGCACCGCGAGCCGGACACAACTTCGGCACCGGCGTCGCCGGGATCGGCGACTTCAACAACGATGGAATCGACGATCTGTTGATGGCCGATGCGATCTTCGTCCCACCTGTCGGAGACACCGTCGCGTCACGCAGTTATGTCTTGTATGGCAACAACACCTTCGCCGCGGACCTCGACATTTCGGGATTGAACGGAACCGCGGGCTTGGTCATCGACGCGCCGACGCCAGATTATCCGTTGTCCATGCGTGTCAGCGGTGCCGGTGATGTCAACGGCGATGGGACTCCAGACCTGTTGGTCGGACTTCCCGAGGCCACCATCCAGGAACCAGGTGATCCCCCGACGCAAACGACTCTACCCGGCGGCGGTTACGTCATCTTCGGCAGTAGCGGACTGTCATCGCCGATCGGCCTGGAGACGCTCGACGGCACCAACGGGTTCCTGATCGAAGGACGCGACGCACTGTTGTCGGAGCTTGCCGGCGATGCCGTCGGGGCCGCCGGTGACGTGAACGATGATGGATTTGACGATCTGATCATCGGGGCTCCCTTCGCATCACCGTCCAGCAAGATCCTCGCCGGCGAAAGCTATGTCGTCTTTGGTCGCGGTTCGACGACCACCAACGGAGCCGGCGCGATCAACGAAATCCTGGACCTCGGACCCGGCGACAAAGTGATCTACCGCGTCACGGCAACCATCGCCGCCGGAGCGACCAGCCCAACAACCGTCGCGGCGACGGCAACGGCCGGAGCCGGCATCGTGGATACCAACACCGGCAACAACACGGCCTCCGCTGAGACGACGATTGTTCCCCCACCCGCGGTCGAATCGATACAGATCAACGACGGAAGTCCGACTCGGTCACAGATCACTTCGGTGACGGTGACGTTTGACTCGGTAGTGGACGAAACCACACTGGACAATGCCTTTCAAATTACCCAGGTTGACACCGGAACCCCCGTTGGTACAATTAACGTCGCGAAGGACACCACTAGTGTTCCCGGCAAGACGATCGCAACGTTAACGTTTGCCGGGGCGTCGACAGTGGCGAGGGAGGGAGTAGGAGCTCTCGGAAATTCACTCGCAGACGGGAATTATAAGCTAGATATCCTTGCTGCAAATGTAGTTAGCGGCGGGACGCCAATGGCGGCCGACTATGAATTCGGCGGGCATAACGCGGCTGTTCCAGCAGCAGATAATGACGATTTTTTCAGGCTCTATGGCGATGGGAACGGCGATGGGGTTGTTGATACGATAGATTTATTCGATCACTTCGCACCGGCGTTTCAATTTGGAACGCCACGCCCTGATATGGATGGCGAGGGCAACGGCGTGATTGACACACTTGATTTGTTCGACTTCTTCGGCGTTGCATTCTCCTCACAAGCTGCTCGACCCTAA
- a CDS encoding 3-keto-disaccharide hydrolase: MRLSQSIVLLVVSNLLWSVGANAQYETEDGYQSLFNGEDLSGWVIPDGDNGHWKVVAGVIDYDARSEATGDRNLKTAAEYGDFILKIDWRIKEASGSYDVPIVLGDGSYLTDAAGQKLTIKMPNADSGIYLRGHPQAQLNIWHWPVGSGEVYGIRNNPNTPPEIRAGVTPRINADKPIGEWNSFVIILIGDRVTVLLNDHLVLEQAKLPGIPERGPIVLQHHGGPGKDGKLKPASSLVQFKNIWIKPLER, encoded by the coding sequence ATGCGGCTGTCTCAATCCATCGTCCTGCTGGTTGTCAGCAACCTTCTGTGGAGCGTTGGCGCCAACGCTCAGTATGAGACCGAAGACGGCTATCAGTCGCTGTTCAACGGCGAAGACCTCTCCGGTTGGGTGATCCCCGACGGCGACAACGGCCATTGGAAAGTCGTCGCCGGCGTCATCGACTACGACGCACGCAGCGAGGCAACCGGCGACCGAAACCTGAAGACCGCCGCGGAGTACGGCGACTTCATCTTGAAGATCGATTGGCGGATCAAAGAAGCCTCCGGGTCCTACGACGTCCCGATCGTGCTCGGCGACGGAAGCTACCTGACCGATGCCGCCGGCCAGAAACTGACGATCAAGATGCCCAATGCCGACTCGGGGATCTACCTGCGCGGGCATCCCCAAGCGCAGCTGAACATCTGGCATTGGCCGGTCGGTTCGGGCGAGGTGTATGGGATTCGCAACAACCCCAACACGCCGCCGGAAATCCGCGCCGGCGTCACCCCGCGGATCAACGCCGACAAACCGATCGGGGAGTGGAATTCGTTTGTGATCATTTTGATCGGAGACAGGGTCACGGTGCTCTTGAATGACCACCTGGTTCTGGAGCAGGCGAAATTGCCGGGCATTCCAGAACGGGGCCCGATCGTGTTGCAGCACCACGGCGGGCCCGGAAAAGACGGCAAACTCAAACCCGCATCCAGTCTGGTTCAATTCAAGAACATCTGGATCAAGCCGTTAGAGCGTTGA